gcggagCAGCCCGGGAAGGAGCCCGGTGAGCGGGGGGGACCCTCCCGGTACGAGCCGGCCCGGTAGGGAGTTCTCCCGGTAAGGACCGGGGCAGCCCGGTGCAGGAGAGCCCGGTATCGGCTCTCCCGGTGGGGAATTAGGGCAGCCCGGTGCAGACTATGGGCTCCCCCGGGAGGGAATAGGGCACCGTGGTGCGGGGCAGCCCGGTGCAGGGTGCGGGCTCTCCCGGTGCAGGGTGCGAGCTCTCCCCGGTGGGTCTGGCTGCCCTGGCCATGGAGGTGCCGGGGACGCCCCCGGTTGCCGGGAGTTGTTGGCAGGACCCGCTGGCAGTAGCGGGCACGACGGGCCGGCCGGTGTGCAGGACGCGGGGACGGGCGAGCGGGCGACGGGCGCTGAGCGTCGTCTGTGTGCTGGGCCGGGAGCCGGCCGCCTGCCCCGCGCTGCGCAGCCTGCGTGATGCGTGCCGTGACCTGCGGGCACGCCTGCACACCCTGCCCTTTGGCACCCTGGCGCTGGGCGACACCGCCACGCTGGACCGCTTCTACAACGCAGGTGAGGATGCGACACGCTCCGCCGGCGGCATCCCCGGTGTGGGGTTTCTATCACCCTCCTTTTCCTGTTATTCTGCCTGGTTATCCCAGCTCTCCGGAAATATCCGGGCCAaggctccccagcccctgcgcaGCTCCCAGCGGAGCTCTGCCAGCTGCGCGCTCGGGTGGTTCGCTGTTTGGTTTCCTGCCGTCCTCCTGTTTGCTTTCCGGGGTGGTCGGACATTTGCCGGGATGTCTTCCTCCCCGGCGTTAAACACACGGGTGTGATTTTGGAAAGGGTGGGGGTTTGTGGAGGGTTTGCTCAGGGTTCGACCCTGTGCCGCCGTGCGAGCGGGTGCCCCTCGCTGTGGCCTCAGGTGCTGTGATGGCAGGGGCCATCCGCTGTCTTAGGGGATGcggacacacacacccccaccctcccccaaaCCCAAGGGTGGCTGGTTCCCCTTCCCCATGAATTTGGGGTCTGGAATTGGACTCGTGAGCATCCCCACCGTCCTGCCCGCAGACGTGGCCGTGGTGGAGCTGAGCGACTCCGTCTGCCAGCCCTCCCTCTTCTACCACCTGGGCGTCCGCGAGAGCTTCAACATGTCCCACAATgtcctgctgtgctgccaggCCGACCTGCCCCCCCTCCAGGCCCTGCAGGTCAGTGGGTACAGGGACACCCCGGCTCCCCGggtgctgcttctccagggTGGGAAGAGCCCCAAGTGCCTGGAGCATccgtgcaggcaggagagggatCTCCATCCTGAGCCCGGCCGAGTTCCCATGGTCGCATCCTGCTCTGGCAGAGATTTCCCTGTGCCTGGAtgggatgaggagggggtggcTGGGGACGCCGGTGAGCCCCGGAGCcgggtgcagggtgctgggtgctccCTTGGCCCCAACTGGCTGGGAATTTGGGAACAGGCACTTTTCCCAGGGAAAAGCCGATTCCTGTAAACAAAACCTCCCTTGTGGAAGGGGCCAGCGGGAGGGATTCTCACCGCTCAGGGAGAAAAATGCAGACGGAGGCACGTCCAAATCATCCCCAAATGTCACCCTGACTCAGGGGAGCACCCATTCGGAGACCCCTTCCCTGTGCTGGGTTTGGAGGAGAAGCCAGCTGCGTTTGCAGCCCTGCCCGGGCTGGGGGGTGGGTCCACATGCGATGCTCGTGGCATGGGGGTGACCGGTCGCCCCTGTGGCTTGGCCCCGGTGTCCCCCGCTGTCCGCGGCTGTTTTCCAGGTAACTCCGATCCCTGAGCCTGAAATCAACTGATTTCTTTTGCTGGGGACTCCATTAaatccctcctccttccctctccccccaggAGGACATCTGCCAGAAGAACTCGGTGCGTCTCTTGTCCCCGTGCTCGATGCCGCGGTGCCGGGGGGTTTGAGCCCCTCTCTCCCCCTGAGCCACCTCTCCCCAGCCTCGGAGGGTGGGCATTGCAGACAGGGAGTGAGATCTCTCCCCGGATCcgagttgggggggggggtgtcactcGCTCAGAGCAAGCGCCAGGAACAGCAGCGTGGAGAGGGGTACCTGGTTTTGAAAAGAACCAGGAGCGTTCACTCTGGAGCGTAATGATGACAGTCAGAGATAAagctgttttgtcttttcctgctAATGACTTATGGAGGGTGGCTGCGTTAGCATGGCCTGTATGGTCCGGACAGTGTGGGGAGGCTTGGGGAGAGGGGGCTGGTCCATGACACGAGTAGATGGGTTCTCAGCTTGACTGGCACAGCCGctcacctcctctcccctccctcaggGCCTCTGCAGCAGCTACACCTTCATCCCCTATGCGGTGACCCCCCAGAACAAGGTCGTCTGCTGCAGCACCGGGGCCATGAAGTGCCTGACGGAGCTTTTCCAGCCCAGCTTCGAGACGGACACCTTCTTCACCCCGCTGGCAGCCCGGCTCgtccagctgctggaggggatCCCCACCGACTCCTGGTACTGGCGCCAACCCCTCTGGCTGCGGGCAAACCCTTGTGCCCGCGGGGGCTGGCAGGTCTTGGCGGAGAATTGCCACCACCCCAAAAGCCCCACGTCTCTGCCCTCCCATCCCCAGCGGGTATTTTCAGGAGACGATCCGGCGGGATATCCGGAGGGCACGGGAAACGTACCGAGGGGAGCAGCTGAGCCGGGAGCTGATCCGCATCCAGCAGCGCCTGGACAGAGTGGAGCTGCTCAGCCTGGACATCGTGGTGAACCTCCTCCTCTCCTACCGCGACGTGCAGGTtaagggctgggggggggctggggagttCCTGGGGACCATATCAGcatcctggggagggggcacctcCACGGCCTCCCCTTGCTCGGAGGAGCCTGCGACCCCCAGGGTTTGGCCAGTCCAGGGAGAGCATCGCCCCACGGAGCCAGGGATGGGCAGCACGGGGGCCACCGGCTCAGCCCCGCCGCTGTCCCCACAGGATTACGATGCCATCATCTCGCTGGTGGAGACCCTCCAGGTGCTGCCGACCTGCGCCGTGGCTGAGCAGCACAACGTCCGCTTCCACTACGCCTTCGCCCTCAGCCGGTGAGCGGTGATGGGGGGGGTGACACGCACCCCGGGGCATCCCGACGGCACGCAGCCGGGGGGTCAGGGGACCGAGGGGCGATGCCAGCGGTGCTGTTCCCCGAGCGCCGGTCGCGTGTGTCCAGGCGTAACCgtgccggggaccgggagaaGGCCCTGTCGGTGCTGCTGCCCGTGGTGGAGCGTGGGGAGAGGGCTGCGCCCGACCTCCTCTGCTTGTGCGGCCGCATCTACAAGGACATGTTCATCAGCTCCGGCCTCACCGACACCCAGACGAGGGACCAGGCTTTCTACTGGTgaggctggggacagggctgggagccacctgcctgcccacggcCCTGGCCGGGGGGTTCGCAGGGGCTCTGGGGGCTTGCTGGGCACGGTCAacccccccactccccagcagcagcgccAAGGCAGGTGATGCTAATTCCTGCTGggcttttatatttatttatttatttttacttcttttggggttttttttctggtttgggagCGCTCCCCCATCATAGGGGGCTCCTGAGGCAGCCGTGTTTTGGCTggcggggtgtggggggggtggcagCGGCCGTGCCCCCCACCTGGCATTTCTGCCCAGGTACAGCAAAGCCTTCGAGATGGAGCCGAGCCTCCATGCGGGCATCAACGCTGCCGTGCTCCTCATGGCCGCCGGGCACCAGTTCGAAACCTCCGTGCAGCTGCAGCAAATCGGTGGGTGCCCACCCACAGGTTGAGGACAAGGACCCACAGGGGACGGGGACCAGGCGCTGGGGTCCGATGGCATCGGGGTACCCCCGGAGCGGCCGTGCCCGGGTTGTGGGGGTCACCAGCGGAGGGGTGACGGGCTCCTGCTCCCGTGTCCAGGGGTGaagctgagctgcctgcagggtCGCAAGGGCAGCCCGGGGGAGCTGCGCTACTACTGGGACGTGGGCTTTTGCCTCGGAGCCGGCATCTTGGCCAACGACCTCAGCAAAGTCATCCAAGCCTCTGAGAAGCTCTACAAGCTCAACGCACCGGGCTGGTACGGCAACGGCACGGCATGTGCCcacctgggcagggctgggtctCCAGTCCCGGGTGGCTGTGCCCCAGGAGGGGGTTtagggggggctggggacatctgTCTCCCCTCTCTCACCCCCCACGTCCCCGCAGGTACCTGGTCTCGGTCATGGAGACCTTCCTGCTCTACAAACACTTCCAGAGGAGCCCGCAggtcccctctgctcagcaggagctggctgATTTTTGGCTGGGCTTCCTCCTCAAGGCGTGCCAGCCCTTCATCGCCACGCCACGCTGCCCGGTGAGGGGCCCCACGGAGCCGACCCCTCCTGCCCAGACCCCCGGACGTCCCTGGGGACCACCCGGTCGTCCAGGCTCACTGGGGATTTGGGGAGGCACCAAGCAGCCCACCGGTGCCAACCCCAGTGGGTGGGGGTGCAAGGGTGTGGGCTGGGGACCCAGCGGGTTGGGGGACTCATCCTGCAGCCCCCTCTGGTGCAGGTCCTGGTCCTGGAGCTCAACAAGGTCCTGCAGCCAGCTTGGTTGGCACTGCACGGTGGCACGGAGGAGCACGCCCTGAGTCTCGCCCTCGTCTGCCCCACAGAGGAGGTagggatggggctggaggagctggggggtccccaccgaccccctccccacctgccCCTTCCCCCGCAGAAGGCGGCATTGAGCTGGACCTTCGCCGCCGCGGCCGTCCGGGGCGTCAGGTGAGCATGTCCCCGGTCCCCTCGCCAGCAGGATCGCGGTTCCCCCCCAtgtgcctgcagcccctctgcccacCCCGTGGGCACCCCCTCTGCCCCAGTGctgacggggagggggggtcctCACCCTCCAGCATCTGCAAGTGCGACGAACGGGGCTGCTTCCTCTACGTGATGCACGCGGAGGAGGATTTCCAGCTCTacttcccctcccagcagcactgccGGTGGTgagtggggcagggggggcacaGGGGCACCCACATTTCTGGTGGGGGCACGGGGACCCCAAGTCAGCGCCCTGGTGAGCGGGGAGGGGCAGGAGCGTGCTATTTGTTCCCTACCTTaatttgggggcgggggggaagagtgtcctggggaccccccctgcAGCTGGGTCCCACAAAACAGGGTGGCAcaggccccccccccaccttgtGCCACTGGTGGGGGCCAGACTGGGAGAGGGAACAGGAGCCcctctgtgctgggggggggtcagtgTCCAGGTCCCCAGCATCCTCACTGGGGCTCAGGACCATCGTCCTCCCGCCAGCAGGTTCTGCGACCAGATCCAGTCCCTCATGGCCGAGCAGGCGGCGAGCGGCGAGGAGGtgcccagccccacgcagcccaTCCTGGAGGTGAGGTGGGGGACATGGGGTGACACAGGGTGACGGGTGGCACACGCTGCCACACCACATCTCTGCCCGCAGTACAGCTACGAGTACTCGGAGACGGGCGAGCGGGTGGTCCTGGGCAGGGGGACGTACGGGGTCGTCTACGCCGGGCGCTGCCTCAGCAACCAAGTGCGCATCGCTATCAAGGAGATCCCGGAGCGAGACAGCCGGTAGGTACCGTGCCACGGGGtcccggggggtcccgggggatTCCTGGGCAGCCCCTCACCCCAGCGTCCTGCCGCACAGGTACTCGCAGCCCTTGCACGAGGAGATCGCCTTGCACAAGCGCCTGCGGCACAGGAACATCGTGCAGTACCTGGGCTCCATCAGCCAGGGTGGCTTCATCAAGATCTTCATGGAGGAGGTGCCGGGAGGTGGGCAGCGCTGGGGACAGGATTTGGGGGTCAAAGGGGGGCACGTGGCCATATGTGTGGCCTAAACAGGGGTGTTGCCCCTCTCCATGCCCCCTCTCCAGGGAGCCTCTCGTCCCTGCTGCGCTCCAAGTGGGGACCCCTCAAGGACAACGAACCCACCATCATCTTCTACACCCGCCAGATCCTCAACGGGCTCAGCTACCTCCACGACAACCACATCGTGCACCGCGACATCAAGGTGAGGGGGTGGGCATCACCCATCCCGGGGGCACGAGGCCTGACCCCCCTATCTCCGGGGGCACCGGGGAGCCGGGAGCTGCCCCTCCATACCCAAAGCCCCTGGGGTGATGCCCAAAGGCCTTGCTTGAGCTCCAGGAGCTTTTTGTggcttgctttgatttttgggGTGCCCTTCTCACAACAGGGAGACAACGTCCTCATCAACACATACAGCGGGGTGCTGAAGATCTCCGACTTTGGTACCTCCAAGCGGCTGGCGGGCATCAGCCCCAGCGCCGAGACCTTCACGGGTAAGggcaccctggggctgggggctgggttCCCCTGACTTGGGGGTGGTGGGATGCCGAGGACCAGGCGATGACGGGGTCTGCGTCCTTGTACCCAGCACGGGGAGAAGGACAACCCAGCCCTGGATACGGGCTCCTCTCactcctcctcatcctctcccCAGGCACCCTGCAGTACATGGCCCCAGAAATCATTGACCAGGGGCCGTGGGGCTATGGGAAGCCAGCGGATATCTGGTCCTTGGGCTGCACCATCATCGAGATGGCCACGGGCAAGCCCCCCTTCTACGAGCTGGGCAACCCCCAGGCTGCGATGTTCAAGGTACCCATGGGGTTGGGCAGGGGATGGGAGGGTTTCCCCAACCCTAAAATGTCCCCCCTGGGGTGGCCAGTCCCTTCGCAGCCCCACGAGTGCCTCCCCTCTAGGTGGGCATGTTCAAGATGCACCCGGAGGTGCCCGAGTCCATGTCGGACAAGGCCAAGACGTTCATCCTGCGCTGCTTCCAGGCCGACCCGGCCACACGGGCGACGGCCGCCGCGCTGCTGCGGGACCCCTTCCTCGCCAGCACCGGGAGGGCCCggagccagcccctgccctcgGCGGGGggtgaggctgggggggggggggggcaggataGGGGGGCCTGGCATGAGCTGCTAAATaaccatctccatctccatcatCTCCCTGGCAGGCGAGCCCCCCCACTTCGGGCAGCAGGATGAGGATGTGGAGGGCAGCGATGGGAGCAGGGGATGTTCCTCAGCCAGGCAGGACGCCCCGGTGAGGGGCACAGAGGGCAGCCCCCCGctcctgtgcccccccagcGAGGCAGCCTCCAGCCACGGCCACTTGGGGTAGGGCAGCCTGGGCATGGGGGACcccggggggcggaggggggggggtcggCTTTCTGCCGCCCATGACACCCACCCACCCTGCCGTGTCCCAGCATTGCACCCCGCAATGTCCCCTTGTGCCAGGGCATCACATCCCTCCCTCTTACAGCCTGGGGGGGCTTGCAGGGGGTCCCCCATGCCCTCCACCAAGCCCAATGGCCGTGCCCACCCTGAGGCCACGCTCCTAAATGCCCAAGGCCGGGGTAGGGGGGGGGCAGTGCCAACCTTTCCCACCTCCCACCAGCGCTGCCCAGGACTCGGCCGGCTCCAACCGCAGCCTGTGCTCGTCCTCCCCGGAGGACAGCGGGGACGGGTTCCTCCTGCGGAAGGACAGCAAGCGCCGGGCCACGCTGCACCGCGTCCTCACCGCCGAGGCACCCGCCATCGTCGCTGCCTTGGAGGAGagccaggtgggtgctgggtgcccggGCGGAGGGTGGGCACCGTGGCAGCCCCTGAGCATCTCCCttgcccccccccgcctccagAGCACGACAGGCGTGAGGTTGGGCTCGGAGCATCTCgctcagctgctgagctgcctgcGGAGCTACATCCAGTGCCCCAACCAGCACCGGCTGCGCCAGGACCTCCTGGCACTGCAGACCCAGCTGCGGGTGGAGGGGCTGAGcctcccccacctccaggcTCCCCTCTTCGGCTTCCAGGCAGCGGTCAGTGTGTAGGATGGGGTGGTAGGGTGCTGAACAGGCGATGTCCTGGTGCCGGTGGTGCCCTGGCACGGTGATGTCCCTGTGTGGGTGATGCCCTGGCGCTGGTGATGCCCTGGCACGGTGATGTCCCTGTGTGGGCGATGCCCTGGCACGGTGATGTCCCTGTGTGGGCGATGCCCTGGCACGGCGATGccctggcacagctctgctccttccagGTGAGAGGGGTGCTGCGCCGGCATCGCATCAAACCCCACTGGATGTTTGCGCTGGATGACGCTGTGAGCCAGGCGGTGCAGGCGGCTTTCACCATACTGGTGAGAGgtgggtggcactgggagatgACCAGGATGCGGGTCCAGGTCCCACCACCGTGGCTGGGTGATGGAGGAAGAGGGCGGCTGGCCCGGGCTGGGTGGGGGactttggggtgctgggaaaGGGATGTGAGGGGGAGCCCGCActggggcagccttggctgggCCCGGCTGCCCGTTTTGTCCCCCGTGCTCTGGGGTCATTGGGCACCTCTCCGTGCCCACCACCGCCTCTGCCCCCCCAGACCTGGGACCGAAGGCCGGCTGCCTGGGGGGCAACGGCACCAAGGACACAAGTGACGAGGACACCCCTATGCCGCCAAGACCGTCCATCCCCAGGAGCCAACCCCAGCGGGACAGCACCAATTTGGGGTTCGGCACCAATTTGGGGCTCGGCACCGGCACCAGCACCCAGGCGGaccctctgccctccctgcaggCATCCTCGGCGCTGGTGGCGCAGCTCTGTCACCTCCGCACAGAGACGAGCAGGTATGGCTTCACGGGTCCTCGTGCCTCCATCTCCCTGGCCGCCAGCCCCTGTTCTCCCCGCCGGGTGCCAGTCCGTGCCCCGCTCTCCCCCAGGCTGCTCCGGGAGCTGGCCCAGAAGGAGCAGGAGTGGCAGCAGCTGATGCAGCGGGTGCTTCGCTCCGGGGACGATGACACCGTGGTCCCCAGCCGGCTCCAGCGCAGCAGGGAGCACGGGGAGGTCCCCCCACGGTGCTTTGCCCCAGCGCAGGATCACTCGCCgctgagcccccagcccccccagcgaCAGGCTGACCCCCTCCTCCTCGAGTGGCTGCAGCGGCACGGCACGGACCCAGCCACCACGGCCACGGTGAGGCCCGCGGCCACTCGGCACACGGAGCTACatgggggctgggggtcaggccCCCCCCAGCATTGCCCCCCAACACCCCTGCCACCTCCCGCAGCTCCTCTCCCACGATTTCACGCTGCGGGACCTGCTGGGCTGTGCCACCCGTGACGACCTCTTCTACGTGGGCATCAGGTACCCCCAGCCCACGTTGCCCCTcctggcctggctgggggacagagggcaggggggcagtgctgggggggggacaagGCTTGGTCCCCTCCCTCTCACAGCCCCCGTGTCCCAGCAGGCGTGGGCCAGCGTACCGTCTCTGGGCAGCCATCCTGGAGCATCGCCGGACCCTCACCCAGCGGGAAGGGGAGTGagcccccaccccagggctgggacGTGGCCCCCGGGGCACCCAGCCACCGGCGCCCTGGGGCTGCCACCACGGGGGCAGGATGGTGACGGAGGGGACAGCCCCATGCCAGGAGCAGGCGGATGCAGCGGCTCCAGCCCCGTGCCGGAGGGAGAAGTTGGGGTGCGGTGCCCAGAGCAATAAACAGCTGCCAGATGTGCCCTCCGGTGCCACTTCATTGCTGTTGAaagggtggtggggggggggggcacagaccccagccctgcacagTGATACTCCgggctcagctccagccccctcTGCGTCCCGCAGTCCCGCTGGCATCGGGGGGGGTGGTCCATGGGGGGGCCGTGGGCTATGCCCGGGGGACCAGGTTGGTCCGCAGGGGCAGCAGCGCTTCCACCCACTGCCCGGGCTGCTGGAGCAGGCGCCCCCACACCCCCCGCTCCTCCGCCGTCGAGTCCATCCAGCCCACCGGCAACCCGTAGCTGCTCCCTGCAGAGAGACCACCGCTGTCACCCCTCCGGCCACGCTGCCGCCACCACCGCTCACCCCCCCTCTTCTGCAAGCCAGGGagagcaccctggggtgcccaggACCCCCCTGCTCACCTGTGCCCAGGCTGAGCCGGATGCCCCCCAGCTGGTGCTTGGAGAAGGCTTCGTGGTGCCAGAGGGTGAACTCGGCGCACGCCTCGGCCAGGTCCTTGGCCTGGAAGCCGTCGTACACCATGGTGTGGTTAAAGAGCGGGTTGAGGCTCCGCTTCACCACCCGCGTCTTCTGCCGGCTCGCCTTGCTGTCATCTGGCAGCACGTAGCTGGGGGTGACAGGGCGGtgagggggggggcggtgggacACCAGCCCCTCCGGGTGCCCCCCAGGGTGCCATTCCCCAACCCCACTCTTACCACTGCACAAAGGCATCCACGGTGCCACTCTGCAGGGGGATGAGGCTCTGGGCGTCCTTCACCCAGATGTGCAGCTCCCCCGTGGGTGGCAGCCCCCCACCTGCAGACAAGAGGGGTCAGGGGCACCCTGCCATGCCAGaacccccctctccccccgctTCCCGCCCCCCCGGGTGCCCGTGGGCACCTCTCACCTTCCGAGCCGCCGGGGATGAACTTCAATGCCAGGTTGAGGTTGCCCCGGCTGGCGAGACCGTCCGAGGAGATGGGCATctggggaggatgggggggttatggggggcTGTagatggggctggggtgggctgggggaggccGGGGACTCACCCGGGGCTGGAGGCTGAACCACTCGGGGCGTGTGTTGGCCCAGTCCCAGGCGCCCAGCGCGATCTCCACCTCCCCCAGGAAGAGGTTCCTGCCCAGGCTGTCGTGGTGCCACACCGAGAGGTTCAGGGTCCGTCCCTGCAggtccctcttctccagcttgtACTGGTGGGGAGGGGCCGCAGACAGGGTGAGGGCATGGCGAGGGGCCACCCCCACCCATAATCCCCCCCCCCGAACCAGGAggacacccctccccccccccaaaccaccccaaagCAGGGTTAGAAACCTTGAGGGTCTCATTGAAGATGGGATCCAAGCTCCTCTTCCGCACTGTGGTCTTGCGCTTGCTGCGGTTGGACTTATCTGGCAGCAGGTACGTCTTGATGTACCTGGAGCCAAAAAACCGAGGTGGATGCGATAGGTACCACCGCGGGCATTGCCCGGGCATCGCCGCTCGGGGCCGGGGCACTCACGGGTCTGACCGCTGCTTCTTGGCCTCGGCCAGCTCGCGGCACCGCAGCACGTGGACCTGCAGCTCCTTCTTGGCCGGGTCGTAGCGGAGGGAGAACTGGACGCAACCCCGCACGGCCACGCTGCCCAGCTCGCCCTCGCTGTACAGGCTCATCAGGCTGCCGCTCAGCTGCGGGGCAGCGGGATGGGGTCAGGGGGGGCTGGAgaggtgacaccccccccacatCCACCCCaacagcccccccagccccgtacCGTGGAGGAGCTGAGGCTGGACACCGAGGAGCTGGTGGTCAGCAGGCTGCTCGGGGACGTGTGGCCGTTCCGTGGGGACACCCGGCCCGGGGACGCCTGATCTGTCGAGGGGGTCCCCGGTCCctggaaatgcaaagcaaagagGGGTCAgcaccccctccccggctcccccATCCAAGTGCGGGCTCCTGAGGGCACCCAGCTCCCAGCAAGCGCCGGGTGCTTGGGCACAGACTGTGCCGTGCTGGCTTTGAACCCCCCGTACAGCCCCATACAGCCCCATACAGCCCCATATAGCCCTGTACAGCCCCATACAGCCCCATACAGCCCCATACAGCCCCATACAGCCCCATACAGCCCCATATAGCCCTGTACAGCCCCATACAGCCCCATACAGCCCCATACAGCCCCATACAGCCCCATACAGCCCTGTACAGCCCCATATAGCCCTGTACAGCCCCATACAGCCCCATACAGCCCCATACAGCCCTGTACAGCCCCATATAGCCCTGTACAGCCCCATACAGCCCTGTACAGCCCCATATAGCCCTGTACAGCCCCATACAGCCCCATACAGCCCCATACAGCCCCATATAGCCCTGTACAGCCCCATACAGCCCCATACAGCCCCATATAGCCCTGTACAGCCCCATACAGCCCCATACAGCCCCATACAGCCCTGTACAGCCCCATACAGCCCCATACAGCCCCATACAGCCTCATATAGCCCCATATAGCCCCATACAGCCCTGTACAGCCCCATATAGCCCTGTACAGCCCCATACAGCCCCATACAGCCTCATATAGCCCCATATAGCCCCATACAGCCCCATACAGCCCCATACAGCCCTGTACAGCCCCATACAGCCCCATACAGCCCCATACAGCCTCATATAGCCCCATATAGCCCCATACAGCCCTGTACAGCCCCATATAGCCCTGTACAGCCCCATACAGCCTCATATAGCCCCATATAGCCCCATACAGCCTCATATAGCCCCATATAGCCCTGTACAGCCCCATACAGCTCCATACAGCCCCATATAGCCCTGTACAGCCCCATACAGCCCCATACAGCCCCATACAGCCCTGTACAGCCCCATACAGCCCCATACAGCCTCATATAGCCCCATATAGCCCCATACAGCCCTGTacagccccacacagccctgTACAGCCCCGTatagccccagccagccccatacagcccccccagccccatataGCCCCATATAGCCCCAGACAGCCCCATATAGCCCCAGacagccccacacagccccaGACAGCCCCatataccccccccccccccccccagtcccaccATCCCACCTGCCCAGCCTCGGGCCTGCTGTGTGCGGAGTCgggctcctcctcgtcttcctCCGCGCTGGACGTGTTGAAGGGGTTCCCACCTACCGCATCACCTGCGAGGGTGCGGTgtcagcgggggggggggggtcctaatgcagcagggatggatggggggggggctttttttGGCAAGAGGAGCGAGCAGGCAAGCGAGGgatgggggggctgggaggaggctggTAAGCAGTGCTGGGGGGCTCCAATCCCCCAAATCCTGACAGCACtgacccccccacacacacacggttacctggctgggctgggacaTCC
This genomic window from Grus americana isolate bGruAme1 chromosome 23, bGruAme1.mat, whole genome shotgun sequence contains:
- the MAP3K6 gene encoding mitogen-activated protein kinase kinase kinase 6 isoform X4, producing the protein MEVPGTPPVAGSCWQDPLAVAGTTGRPVCRTRGRASGRRALSVVCVLGREPAACPALRSLRDACRDLRARLHTLPFGTLALGDTATLDRFYNADVAVVELSDSVCQPSLFYHLGVRESFNMSHNVLLCCQADLPPLQALQEDICQKNSGLCSSYTFIPYAVTPQNKVVCCSTGAMKCLTELFQPSFETDTFFTPLAARLVQLLEGIPTDSCGYFQETIRRDIRRARETYRGEQLSRELIRIQQRLDRVELLSLDIVVNLLLSYRDVQDYDAIISLVETLQVLPTCAVAEQHNVRFHYAFALSRRNRAGDREKALSVLLPVVERGERAAPDLLCLCGRIYKDMFISSGLTDTQTRDQAFYWYSKAFEMEPSLHAGINAAVLLMAAGHQFETSVQLQQIGVKLSCLQGRKGSPGELRYYWDVGFCLGAGILANDLSKVIQASEKLYKLNAPGWYLVSVMETFLLYKHFQRSPQVPSAQQELADFWLGFLLKACQPFIATPRCPVLVLELNKVLQPAWLALHGGTEEHALSLALVCPTEEKAALSWTFAAAAVRGVSICKCDERGCFLYVMHAEEDFQLYFPSQQHCRWFCDQIQSLMAEQAASGEEVPSPTQPILEYSYEYSETGERVVLGRGTYGVVYAGRCLSNQVRIAIKEIPERDSRYSQPLHEEIALHKRLRHRNIVQYLGSISQGGFIKIFMEEVPGGSLSSLLRSKWGPLKDNEPTIIFYTRQILNGLSYLHDNHIVHRDIKGDNVLINTYSGVLKISDFGTSKRLAGISPSAETFTGTLQYMAPEIIDQGPWGYGKPADIWSLGCTIIEMATGKPPFYELGNPQAAMFKVGMFKMHPEVPESMSDKAKTFILRCFQADPATRATAAALLRDPFLASTGRARSQPLPSAGGEPPHFGQQDEDVEGSDGSRGCSSARQDAPVRGTEGSPPLLCPPSEAASSHGHLGAAQDSAGSNRSLCSSSPEDSGDGFLLRKDSKRRATLHRVLTAEAPAIVAALEESQSTTGVRLGSEHLAQLLSCLRSYIQCPNQHRLRQDLLALQTQLRVEGLSLPHLQAPLFGFQAAVRGVLRRHRIKPHWMFALDDAVSQAVQAAFTILVRGILGAGGAALSPPHRDEQAAPGAGPEGAGVAAADAAGASLRGR
- the MAP3K6 gene encoding mitogen-activated protein kinase kinase kinase 6 isoform X5 — encoded protein: MEVPGTPPVAGSCWQDPLAVAGTTGRPVCRTRGRASGRRALSVVCVLGREPAACPALRSLRDACRDLRARLHTLPFGTLALGDTATLDRFYNADVAVVELSDSVCQPSLFYHLGVRESFNMSHNVLLCCQADLPPLQALQEDICQKNSGLCSSYTFIPYAVTPQNKVVCCSTGAMKCLTELFQPSFETDTFFTPLAARLVQLLEGIPTDSCGYFQETIRRDIRRARETYRGEQLSRELIRIQQRLDRVELLSLDIVVNLLLSYRDVQDYDAIISLVETLQVLPTCAVAEQHNVRFHYAFALSRRNRAGDREKALSVLLPVVERGERAAPDLLCLCGRIYKDMFISSGLTDTQTRDQAFYWYSKAFEMEPSLHAGINAAVLLMAAGHQFETSVQLQQIGVKLSCLQGRKGSPGELRYYWDVGFCLGAGILANDLSKVIQASEKLYKLNAPGWYLVSVMETFLLYKHFQRSPQVPSAQQELADFWLGFLLKACQPFIATPRCPVLVLELNKVLQPAWLALHGGTEEHALSLALVCPTEEKAALSWTFAAAAVRGVSICKCDERGCFLYVMHAEEDFQLYFPSQQHCRWFCDQIQSLMAEQAASGEEVPSPTQPILEYSYEYSETGERVVLGRGTYGVVYAGRCLSNQVRIAIKEIPERDSRYSQPLHEEIALHKRLRHRNIVQYLGSISQGGFIKIFMEEVPGGSLSSLLRSKWGPLKDNEPTIIFYTRQILNGLSYLHDNHIVHRDIKGDNVLINTYSGVLKISDFGTSKRLAGISPSAETFTGTLQYMAPEIIDQGPWGYGKPADIWSLGCTIIEMATGKPPFYELGNPQAAMFKVGMFKMHPEVPESMSDKAKTFILRCFQADPATRATAAALLRDPFLASTGRARSQPLPSAGGEPPHFGQQDEDVEGSDGSRGCSSARQDAPRCPGLGRLQPQPVLVLPGGQRGRVPPAEGQQAPGHAAPRPHRRGTRHRRCLGGEPEHDRREVGLGASRSAAELPAELHPVPQPAPAAPGPPGTADPAAGGGAEPPPPPGSPLRLPGSGERGAAPASHQTPLDVCAG